The Actinomycetes bacterium genomic interval ACTGGGTCCCTCAGGAAGTGGTAAAAGCTCTACATTACGAATGCTGGCAGGACTGGAGGAAATCAGTAAAGGTGATGTACTGTTTGATGGAGAGAGGGTAAATGAAAAAGGTCCCGCTGATAGAAATATAGCACTGGCTTTTGAGTCTTATGCTCTTTATTATTCCATGAATGTTTATGAGAATATAGCATTCCCGCTGAGGGCAAAGGGCATAAAAGGTAAGCAACTTGACGATATGGTTATGGAAATTACTGAAGCTCTCAACCTTAAAACCATCCTGAAAAAGAAACCTGGATCATTGGCAGGGGGTTATCAGCAGAGAGTTTCTCTGGCCAGAGCCCTGGTTAGAAAACCCAAGCTTACACTTTTAGATGAGCCCCTATCACATATGGATCAGCGTATAAGAGGTGAAATAAGGGCCCAGATCAGCAGGATACATGAAGAGTTGAGCAATACCACCATTTACGTCACCCATGACCAGGCAGAAGCTATTGCCCTTTGTGACAGGATGCTGGTAATGCATGAGGCTAAAAAGCAGCAAATTGGTACTGTGGATGAAATTTACAATCAGCCAACCAATAAATTTGTGGCTAACTTCATTGGCCAGCCCGGTATGAATTTCGTTAATTGTACTGTTGAATCTACCAACAAAGTATTTATAAAAACCGAAAAAGGCAAACAAGTATTTGCCATCAAGGATTCAATTGATGAAAAGTATGTAGGCAAACAGGTAGTTATGGGGGTTAGGCCTCAGCAGATAAAATTGGTTGATAAAGACGACAGGGAATCAGTAATAGGTGGAACTGTAAGGATAGTAGAGTTCCAGGGTGACAGTACAGTTATAACTGTAGAGATAAGCGATGAGGACAAATCACAAATACAGATAGTTATTACTGCAGGTGGCCTCAAGTTCAAGAGAGGCGATAATTGCTGGATGGAATTTGACCCACAGCTGATACATCTTTTTGATGAAGAAAATGAAGAAGCTATTATAAATAGGCAAGCTTAGGTACTGATTCATAACTACAATTTATAGCGGTCAGCTATGAATAATTGTAGATAGGCATAAAGCTTAATTGAAGAATATGCCCTATTACAGTTCATTATTATTTAAATAAACTGTAATAGGGCATATCTTTTTTAGGCTGGTATTTTTTTAGACATCTATATATTTACTCTGATATTTAAATTTCTACAATAAATAATTACCAGTATTGATTCAAACCGGTTACCGGTTGTTTTACATATTAATCATTACCTTTATGGCGCTCTTGTCGTCTCTGGCAGTAATAAATGCTTCTTCCGAATCATCAAAATTAAACCTGTGGGTAATGAATTTTTTAACCTTTTCCTTGTTTTTAAGTATTATATCCAGTGCTATGGGGAAAGAATTTGCATACCTGAATGTAGCTATAAGCTGTTGTTCTTTAATAACCATCTGGGTAATAGGTGCCTCCTGGGTCATCTTGGTATGGAAACCTATAGCAGATATCCTTCCGCCTACTTTTACCCGGTTACTGGCGTCGATAAGTGCTGGTTCTGAGCCGGAGCACTCATAAGCTATATCAAAATAATTACAATATTTACCGGGGTCATCACTGGTAGGATTTATGGTAAATTTCGCTCCCATTTCTTCAGCGGTTTTTAGCCGGTCATCCCTTATATCTACCATGGCAACTTCCCTGGCTCCAGCACTATAGGCTGATATCATACAGCATAATCCGACTACGCCGCTGCCATATATAATTACTTTATCTCCCAACCCTGTTCCTACGCTTTTTGAAGAAAATACTCCTACGGCCATAGGTTCAACCAGGGTAGCCAGTTCTGGATCAATACCTTCTGGCACTTTATGTATAAAGGATGCATCGAAAGTAACATATTCCCTCAAGGCTCCATCAATAGGTGGGGTGGCATAGAATTTATGTTCAGGGCAAAGATTATACCTGCCGGTACGGCAAGCTTCACACTTTCCGCATACTACAAATGGTTCTATTACCACCAGGTCTCCAATGTTCAGATCTTTGACTTTAGAACCAGTTTCAATTACTTCTCCTGAAACTTCATGTCCAAGTATGAGGGGTTCCCTAACAATCATATCTCCAATTCTTCCATGCTCATAGTAATGAATATCGGAACCGCAAACACCTACTGATTTTACTTTTATTAACACCTCTTCATCTTTGGGTTGGGGGCGGGGTATTTCCTTTTCCTCAAAAATGTGTTTTTCTTTAAGATACAGTGCTTTCATAGATGTGCTACTCCTTTTTAGGTTTTAATTTTTTATTATTTTTAAAATTAAGCTGACTACCTGGTTTAGAACATAAATATATCTATTAAAATTAAATCGTAAATCACCGTTTAAAATGATATTACTGGTAGCCTATTTTATATCTAACAGGATTAAAATACATTA includes:
- a CDS encoding NAD(P)-dependent alcohol dehydrogenase yields the protein MKALYLKEKHIFEEKEIPRPQPKDEEVLIKVKSVGVCGSDIHYYEHGRIGDMIVREPLILGHEVSGEVIETGSKVKDLNIGDLVVIEPFVVCGKCEACRTGRYNLCPEHKFYATPPIDGALREYVTFDASFIHKVPEGIDPELATLVEPMAVGVFSSKSVGTGLGDKVIIYGSGVVGLCCMISAYSAGAREVAMVDIRDDRLKTAEEMGAKFTINPTSDDPGKYCNYFDIAYECSGSEPALIDASNRVKVGGRISAIGFHTKMTQEAPITQMVIKEQQLIATFRYANSFPIALDIILKNKEKVKKFITHRFNFDDSEEAFITARDDKSAIKVMINM
- a CDS encoding ABC transporter ATP-binding protein; translated protein: MSRIDCKNVWKIYQGDVVGVKDLNFTCNDKEFLAILGPSGSGKSSTLRMLAGLEEISKGDVLFDGERVNEKGPADRNIALAFESYALYYSMNVYENIAFPLRAKGIKGKQLDDMVMEITEALNLKTILKKKPGSLAGGYQQRVSLARALVRKPKLTLLDEPLSHMDQRIRGEIRAQISRIHEELSNTTIYVTHDQAEAIALCDRMLVMHEAKKQQIGTVDEIYNQPTNKFVANFIGQPGMNFVNCTVESTNKVFIKTEKGKQVFAIKDSIDEKYVGKQVVMGVRPQQIKLVDKDDRESVIGGTVRIVEFQGDSTVITVEISDEDKSQIQIVITAGGLKFKRGDNCWMEFDPQLIHLFDEENEEAIINRQA